AAGAAACTGCTCATCCTGTAGAAAATGCCATTCTTTGGTGTTCGAACactaaatgtaatgtttaaatAAGTTATCACTCTAGGTGACCAGCCTGTACTGTCATTAAAAGGATTAAAACACTGTTACTGGTTATGAAAGTTTCTAACAGCaaaagttgacatttttaaGCTTTGAAATAACTGAATGTATATGGAATTATGGaaatttgacccaaaaaaatgaggaaatccagtcatgaaaacagaaatgtttaacATAAAATCTTTAGACTATGTTAAGATTGTTTGGATGAAGCTTGATGAAGGTTGCTACATCTGTGGCCTCATTTTGGTCCACACCGCTCATCTGAATATCTCTGCAGCTCCCTGAAGGTTATGAAAAagggattcttttttaataaacgcAGTTCAGACGTGTTATCTCAATGCTGTGTGTACATGTGCTTGAGCGGCCTCCTCTTGTAAAAGAGAGCTTGAACCCTAAAAGTTTGTTCTGTCTCTTGTTAGTGTCAGCTTTTTGCTCCTTTTCAAAACAGccaactattttcttttttttttcttttttaagaaaaaaccttCACTGATCGACGGATGAGGCCTCATCACTGACAGCTGCAGCCTCAGCTTCAGATCTTCTGGCACATGTGGAGTCTGGACTTGGATAAGGAGGTGGCGTCTTTCCACACCTTGCAGGAGAGGCCCTTGGCGCAGTCACAGCGCTGGAAGATTTCCAAGCCGTGAGAGCCTTTCTTCCTCTGCTTGGTGCACACCTCTCCCTGCCTCAGCACTGGTTTGCAAATTTTGGTCCAGAAATGGCGAGCGCAGCAGTAGCCCTCCGAGCAATCAGACGATCGCAAGCAAGGGTCACCCTCGTGACCTGAAAGAACACCACAAACTCTGAGCATCAGGGGTGGAGATGTTACATGAGCAAACACAAAGATTCTTATAGAAATTCTTATAGAACAAGCAGAAAATATTTACACTGACTGCCATTTAAAAAGAACATACATGGGGATGTATCGCGCCTAAAAATTCCACAGATTCCATCATATTTGGACTCGTCAGAGTCACAGGAagcattaaaaagtaaaactactTTCATCCTTTAAGCCATgcttctgaaatgttttatgtCTTACTTTGCTTATTTCAATATTTAGTCTTGCCAGTGATGAACTattaattcatagttttataTCCTGGATCTTCTGGGTGGAGACTTCTCAAGCAGTGACTTGCAAGAACCTTCTAGAGCGTTTAAAGATGCACTctgataaagaaaaactgattgttcacatgttcttgtggtagtttttctaatgatggaggacatatataaagaaaattaagcttaaaggtGCATttctaaggattttttttattccaatcaTTGTGAATgaagagcagacgaaaaaatgcagctgtAAAAAGATTGTAGGTGTGACAGAAACTACAAGAGcaagctacaagctccctgctcggcTCCAGTCACTTGTAGACAGCTAGATCCAAATGATGtccaacataaaaacaacataattgtgtttaaaagacgactgggaaccctttcacaatagatcaaaagatgataaaagaatgacttttaggaaaaaagagtcaaaaacaaatgaaggcaATTCAATGAATCAGTTGCAACTTTTAGGTTGTTGTAACACTGATTTCTACTTTAAACTCTGTTGGTTAAAGGGTCCATTTAGAGTTAAGTCACCCACTGCATCAGGAACAGGCTCTAAAAATAACCTCTGTCAGGTGGCATGAACACAAAGCAGGAGGTTCAATGAGTTATTGCAACAGACATACCAAAACTGGGTTCTGTGGTTTCTTTCCTTGTGTGTCACACATTGTGTGCTGCTGTCAGCAGAACTGTTCTGTGGTTTTGTGACAGTGCAGAACAGCAACATGCATTGTGGTTTGTTCTCAGCTGGCCTGGTATGTTTTGGGCACAGCACCAAAAGGCCCTCTATCAACATCACTTGCGGACTGGCATGGCCGTTAGATTGTTGAAGATATGCTGTAATGACTTCATCCACAGAGGTTGAGGATGGCAGTGAGAAAAATGAGAACATTGAAAATGGTTTGCAGAGGAGATTTTTACCTTTCAGCGAATGCTTAGCCTGTGCctttcctttcttcctccagctGTGGTATTTCGTGGAGTGTTTGCTGTGCTCGTCCAAAGCTGGGATGTGAGGCGAAAGCACGCTCTCAAACACTGGGACACAAATAtctgcacagaaacaaacaggaaCAGAGGTGAAGCTTAACtcttatacatttttaataacagCCCTGTTGCCAAAATGAATTTCTCAGAACACTGGATAATTTGAGGGTGGGGCGTGAAGCCTCAAACATCTCCACTGGAGCAATTCTTTCGTTCCAACTTAAAGTAATTGGTTTGCTTAGGAGAATTgtggacatttgttttttgtttaactgaTCATTTGACAACTTGGgttaaatattatttatctttaatgGTCCAAAGGAAAGTATCTTTTAGAAAAGGCAAACTAAAGATcaaattttttacttaaaaaactgtttttttttaaaaaaaggttttgttgcaAATCCAAGTTTTAGAATGTCCCCTGAGTTCATCAGgctgtatatattttaatttgggAATGAATTCACACGCACAGTTACTGCAGCGGTTTCCAGGGCAGCACATAGAGTCTCGGTTGCATCTTTTCATCTTCCGGCGGCAGGACAGGCAGCGAGAGGGACTCTGTTGGGGGCTGTGGCAGTAACTGCCCACACTGCATTCCTTGTCATTACTGCATGGATACACTTGCTggaaaaacatacaaaacaaaagacaaaataaattacctcttttattgctttattttatttattttttggttctgCCTGCACAACATGCGAAAGAACAAGTGtttggaaaaagtgaaaaacattaaCAACACTGTAGAAGATgagtaaaataagaaataagaCAAGTGctaacaaaagaataaaagctgCAT
The sequence above is a segment of the Oryzias latipes chromosome 1, ASM223467v1 genome. Coding sequences within it:
- the dkk2 gene encoding dickkopf-related protein 2; translated protein: MLATTWNRCCVLMFLIVSVRTDASEGRPKENSIKSGLIEEKPTAATNRSAVVTKKRNFIPQQVYPCSNDKECSVGSYCHSPQQSPSRCLSCRRKMKRCNRDSMCCPGNRCSNYICVPVFESVLSPHIPALDEHSKHSTKYHSWRKKGKAQAKHSLKGHEGDPCLRSSDCSEGYCCARHFWTKICKPVLRQGEVCTKQRKKGSHGLEIFQRCDCAKGLSCKVWKDATSLSKSRLHMCQKI